In the genome of Fibrobacter sp., one region contains:
- the rffA gene encoding dTDP-4-amino-4,6-dideoxygalactose transaminase — protein sequence MRIPFNKPPFVGSEFDYVRAAVESGRICGDGQFNQKCHAWLKEHTGTAKALLTTSCTHALEMAALLCNIKPGDEVIMPSFTFVSTADAFAMRGAKCVFVDIRPDTMNLDEKLIEAAITPKTRAIVPVHYAGVACEMDEINEIAKRHNLFVVEDAAQGMMATYKGRSLGALGDFGCYSYHETKNYSMGEGGALLIRDPKFADHAEIIREKGTNRCQFHRGEVDKYTWVELGSSYLPSELNAAYLYAELEQADKIFDNRMASWNAYRERLAGLEQRGLIQLPQVPEHCKHNAHMFYIKMPDLDGRTKMIAHLVKNEILAVFHYVPLHNAPAGKRFGEFRGEDKFTTAESNRLLRLPMFYGLLQDDLDFVCDKVEEFFK from the coding sequence ATGAGAATTCCTTTTAACAAGCCGCCTTTTGTTGGATCTGAATTTGACTATGTTCGCGCCGCTGTGGAAAGTGGCCGTATTTGTGGCGATGGCCAATTCAACCAAAAATGCCATGCCTGGCTTAAGGAACATACGGGAACGGCCAAGGCTTTGCTCACAACCAGTTGCACCCATGCTTTGGAAATGGCTGCGCTCCTTTGCAATATCAAGCCTGGCGATGAAGTGATCATGCCGTCCTTTACCTTTGTGTCTACCGCCGATGCGTTCGCTATGCGCGGTGCCAAGTGTGTGTTTGTGGATATTCGTCCGGATACCATGAACTTGGACGAAAAGTTGATTGAGGCTGCTATTACGCCGAAGACACGAGCCATTGTGCCGGTGCATTACGCAGGTGTGGCTTGCGAAATGGATGAAATCAACGAGATTGCCAAACGCCATAATTTGTTTGTGGTGGAAGATGCGGCCCAGGGAATGATGGCCACTTACAAGGGGCGTTCCTTAGGTGCCTTGGGTGATTTTGGTTGCTACAGTTATCACGAAACCAAGAACTACAGCATGGGGGAGGGCGGAGCCCTTCTCATTCGCGACCCCAAGTTTGCAGACCATGCAGAAATCATTCGCGAAAAGGGAACCAACCGTTGTCAGTTCCATCGCGGTGAAGTGGATAAGTACACTTGGGTGGAACTGGGTTCCAGCTACTTGCCCAGCGAATTGAATGCTGCCTACTTGTATGCGGAATTGGAACAGGCCGATAAGATTTTTGATAACCGTATGGCCAGTTGGAATGCCTATAGGGAACGCTTGGCTGGGCTTGAACAGCGGGGCTTGATTCAGTTGCCCCAGGTGCCGGAACATTGCAAGCACAATGCCCACATGTTCTATATCAAGATGCCGGATTTGGATGGCCGCACCAAGATGATTGCCCATTTGGTGAAGAATGAAATTCTGGCAGTATTCCATTATGTTCCGCTCCATAATGCCCCCGCGGGCAAGCGCTTTGGCGAGTTCCGTGGTGAAGACAAGTTTACTACGGCAGAAAGCAATCGTTTGTTGCGTTTGCCCATGTTCTACGGGCTGCTTCAGGATGACCTGGACTTTGTCTGTGACAAGGTGGAAGAATTTTTCAAGTAG
- a CDS encoding PDDEXK nuclease domain-containing protein, protein MENLPSSLYENVRSVLSDARKLVHKTVNFTMVQAYWTIGKLIVEHEQNGEKRAEYGKGVLESLAARLTREFGRGYDASNLRYMRLFFQNFPIRDALRHELLWTHYRLLVKVKDETARMWYMNEAANETWSTRQLDRQISVLYFERLLSSQNVGSVKKEAAEKMKEMRPNEFIRDPYVLDFLNLGDYPAIHETDVEQGLIDHLQKFLLELGKGFCFVARQKLMRYGDEAVVKYSVLNDAKQMFASKYQLNLPSIEDLEKVVRENRYEIERKALCKECKDG, encoded by the coding sequence GTGGAAAATTTACCTTCTTCTTTGTATGAAAATGTTCGGTCCGTTCTTTCCGACGCTCGAAAACTAGTCCACAAAACTGTAAACTTTACAATGGTTCAGGCTTACTGGACTATCGGTAAACTTATTGTTGAGCATGAGCAAAATGGAGAGAAAAGAGCCGAATATGGTAAGGGTGTTCTTGAAAGTCTTGCCGCGCGGTTGACGCGAGAATTTGGCAGGGGGTATGATGCTAGTAATTTGCGGTATATGCGTTTGTTTTTTCAGAATTTTCCAATTCGTGACGCACTGCGTCACGAATTGCTGTGGACACATTATCGTCTACTCGTTAAGGTGAAAGACGAAACCGCGCGTATGTGGTACATGAATGAGGCCGCAAATGAAACCTGGTCTACACGTCAGCTGGACCGTCAAATTTCTGTTTTGTATTTCGAACGGCTCCTTTCAAGCCAAAATGTGGGTTCTGTAAAAAAGGAAGCTGCAGAAAAAATGAAGGAAATGCGACCGAATGAGTTCATACGCGATCCTTATGTTCTAGACTTTCTGAACCTCGGCGATTATCCCGCTATTCACGAAACCGATGTGGAGCAAGGCTTGATTGATCATCTGCAAAAGTTTTTATTGGAACTTGGAAAGGGCTTTTGTTTTGTAGCTCGTCAAAAACTTATGCGTTATGGAGATGAGGCTGTAGTTAAGTATTCTGTACTTAATGATGCTAAGCAGATGTTTGCTTCTAAATATCAGCTAAATCTGCCATCAATAGAGGATTTAGAGAAGGTTGTTAGAGAGAATCGTTATGAAATTGAGCGGAAAGCATTGTGTAAAGAATGCAAAGATGGTTGA
- a CDS encoding glycosyltransferase family 2 protein codes for MSEQNNATLISFVIPCYRSQGTIETVVNEIRDTITAQNRATSSSVIPGYDPGSPCYDYEIILVNDCSPDGVWNVIKNLAATDPKIKGICLAKNFGQHCALMAGYGQASGDYVVSLDDDGQTPASETFKLVNKLEEGFDVVYGYYAHKKEHLFRRFGSWTNKKMAEAIIGQPKTLQTTSFFIMRKFIVEEIVRYNHPFAYISGLVFRATKNLGNVQVEHRSRLEGTSGYTIAGLIRLWINGFTAFSVKPLRVATLIGFICAIIGVGAGGFVVYQKLMRPEIPVGYTSLLASMLFIGGMIMLLLGLIGEYVGRIYISINQSPQYVIREKV; via the coding sequence ATGAGCGAGCAAAATAACGCCACATTGATTTCCTTTGTCATTCCCTGCTATCGAAGCCAGGGAACCATTGAAACCGTAGTCAACGAAATCCGCGACACAATCACCGCGCAGAACCGTGCCACAAGTTCTTCTGTCATCCCAGGCTACGACCCGGGATCTCCTTGCTACGATTACGAAATCATCCTGGTCAACGACTGCAGCCCCGATGGGGTCTGGAACGTCATCAAGAATCTGGCCGCAACCGACCCCAAAATCAAAGGCATTTGCCTCGCCAAGAATTTCGGCCAGCACTGCGCGCTAATGGCTGGCTACGGCCAAGCCTCCGGCGATTACGTGGTAAGCCTGGATGACGACGGCCAGACTCCCGCCAGCGAAACCTTCAAGCTGGTAAACAAGTTGGAAGAAGGCTTTGATGTGGTGTACGGCTATTACGCCCACAAAAAGGAGCATCTGTTCCGCCGATTCGGTAGCTGGACCAACAAGAAAATGGCAGAAGCTATTATCGGCCAGCCCAAGACTTTGCAGACCACCAGTTTCTTCATCATGAGAAAATTCATCGTCGAAGAAATTGTCCGCTACAACCACCCCTTCGCCTACATCAGCGGCCTGGTATTCCGCGCCACCAAGAATCTGGGCAATGTTCAAGTGGAGCACCGCAGCCGTTTGGAAGGCACCTCCGGCTACACCATCGCAGGCCTCATTCGTCTTTGGATTAACGGTTTCACAGCCTTTAGCGTAAAGCCCCTTCGCGTAGCAACACTCATCGGTTTTATCTGCGCCATCATCGGCGTCGGTGCAGGCGGTTTCGTGGTTTACCAAAAATTGATGCGTCCGGAAATTCCCGTGGGCTATACCAGCCTTTTGGCCAGTATGCTTTTTATCGGCGGCATGATCATGTTGCTGTTGGGCCTTATCGGCGAATACGTAGGCAGAATCTACATCAGCATTAATCAAAGCCCCCAGTATGTGATTAGAGAAAAGGTCTAA